From a single Planctomicrobium piriforme genomic region:
- the speA gene encoding biosynthetic arginine decarboxylase: protein MIDPANSWSLADSIDLYEIDRWGNGFFAVGKNGQVQVHPSRDVNQAIDLKELVDRLQARGLDLPILVRFNGILKERLREMHDVFAKAIKDHDYKGKYACVYPIKVNQQREVVDKIIEYGRDYGFGLEAGSKPELLAVIAMAEPHMPIVCNGFKDDEFIEMAMLATKIGRTVIPVVEKFSELERILAFATKVGVRPMIGMRVKLAARGAGRWQSSGGYRSKFGLTVSEILKAHELLESRGMADCFKLLHFHLGSQITNIRQVKAAINESIRVYVDLHRRGAGLEYLDVGGGLGVDYDGSQTNFQSSMNYTLQEYANDVVYHTLTVCDEAGVPHPQIISESGRAVAAFHSVLVFGTLGVTHQGELSELPSTIPENFEQPLHDLWGTYQGVVPRNALESYHDAQQALDMTMNLFSTGYLPLEQRVLAENLFFAICHKIRKITEEMEYVPDELTGLDRMLSDLFFCNFSLFQSMPDSWAIKQLFPVMPIHRLKEQPTRHAVLCDITCDSDGKIDTFIDRRDVKKTLMLHDYQNEPYYLGAFLIGAYQEILGDLHNLFGDTNTVHVDIKDGEVVLETIIKGETIYEVLDYVQYKGKDLMDRVQVHVENAVRQGRIDNVQAGHFVRTYEESLMGYTYLEGARDV from the coding sequence ATGATTGATCCTGCCAACTCCTGGTCCCTGGCCGACTCGATCGATCTGTATGAAATCGATCGTTGGGGCAACGGGTTCTTCGCCGTTGGAAAAAATGGTCAGGTACAGGTTCACCCGAGCCGCGATGTGAACCAGGCGATCGACCTGAAAGAACTGGTCGACCGATTGCAGGCCCGCGGACTCGATCTGCCGATTCTGGTCCGCTTCAACGGCATTCTGAAAGAACGTCTGCGCGAGATGCACGACGTGTTCGCCAAGGCAATCAAGGATCACGACTACAAGGGGAAATACGCCTGCGTTTACCCGATCAAGGTGAATCAGCAGCGAGAAGTGGTCGACAAGATCATCGAATACGGCCGCGATTACGGATTTGGACTCGAAGCAGGCAGCAAGCCGGAACTGCTGGCGGTCATTGCGATGGCCGAGCCGCACATGCCTATCGTCTGCAACGGTTTCAAGGATGACGAGTTCATCGAAATGGCAATGCTGGCCACGAAGATCGGCCGCACCGTCATCCCCGTCGTCGAAAAATTCTCTGAACTGGAACGCATTCTGGCGTTCGCCACCAAGGTCGGCGTGCGCCCCATGATCGGGATGCGGGTCAAGCTGGCAGCTCGCGGCGCAGGCCGATGGCAGTCGTCAGGCGGTTACCGCTCCAAGTTCGGTTTGACCGTCAGCGAAATCCTGAAAGCACACGAGCTGCTCGAAAGCCGCGGAATGGCCGACTGCTTCAAGTTGCTCCATTTCCATCTCGGCAGCCAGATCACCAACATCCGCCAGGTGAAAGCGGCGATCAACGAGTCGATTCGAGTGTACGTCGATCTGCATCGTCGTGGCGCTGGTCTTGAATACCTGGACGTGGGGGGCGGACTGGGAGTCGATTACGACGGTTCGCAGACCAACTTCCAGTCGAGCATGAACTACACGCTGCAGGAATACGCGAACGACGTCGTCTACCACACGCTGACGGTCTGTGATGAAGCCGGCGTGCCGCATCCGCAGATCATCTCAGAGAGCGGACGTGCCGTCGCTGCGTTCCATAGCGTACTGGTCTTCGGCACGCTGGGCGTGACGCATCAAGGGGAACTCTCCGAGCTCCCCAGCACGATTCCCGAGAACTTCGAACAGCCGCTGCACGACCTGTGGGGCACTTATCAGGGAGTCGTCCCGCGGAATGCGCTGGAGAGCTATCATGACGCTCAGCAGGCGCTGGACATGACGATGAACCTGTTCAGCACCGGTTATCTGCCGCTGGAGCAACGGGTGCTGGCCGAGAACCTGTTCTTCGCGATCTGTCACAAGATTCGCAAGATCACCGAGGAGATGGAGTATGTCCCGGACGAGCTGACCGGCCTCGACCGGATGCTCTCCGACCTGTTCTTCTGCAACTTCTCACTGTTCCAGTCGATGCCGGATAGCTGGGCCATCAAGCAGCTCTTTCCTGTGATGCCGATTCATCGCCTGAAAGAGCAGCCGACTCGCCACGCCGTGCTATGCGACATCACCTGTGACTCCGACGGGAAGATCGACACGTTCATCGACCGCCGCGACGTCAAGAAGACGCTGATGCTGCACGACTACCAGAACGAGCCGTATTACCTGGGCGCGTTTCTGATCGGCGCGTATCAGGAAATTCTCGGCGACCTGCACAACCTCTTTGGCGACACGAACACCGTTCACGTCGACATCAAGGACGGCGAAGTCGTGCTGGAAACGATCATCAAGGGGGAGACGATCTACGAAGTGCTGGACTATGTGCAGTACAAGGGGAAAGACCTGATGGACCGCGTACAGGTGCACGTCGAAAATGCCGTTCGCCAGGGACGGATCGACAACGTCCAGGCCGGGCACTTCGTGAGAACCTACGAAGAAAGCCTGATGGGGTATACCTATCTGGAAGGGGCGCGAGACGTGTAA
- a CDS encoding putative DNA modification/repair radical SAM protein — MDVQQKLAILADAAKYDASCASSGSKGTRAGSRLGSTEGMGICHSYTPDGRCVSLLKILLTNYCIFDCQYCINRVTSDTPRARFTAAEVVRLTLDFYTRNYIEGLFLSSGIIQTADYTMEQLISVARTLREEHKFGGYIHLKTIPGADEILLEQAGRYADRLSVNIELPTPADLKQLAPEKKVPEIVGAMESVRERIEEYRKERQAGFRAPRFAPAGQSTQMIVGATATSDAEILKTASALYSDQRLRRVYFSAYSPIPHADARLPGQSPPLVREHRLYQADWLMRFYGYKADEIAGPKQNLSLEVDPKLAWAMAHPEYFPVDVYQAPREALLRIPGIGVRSVDRILKIRRHHRVTVADLKKLKVAWKRTAAFVIASDHIPARRDTLQVQSLLAPPPPAKQLLLFETAQSARSGEL; from the coding sequence ATGGACGTTCAGCAGAAACTTGCGATTCTGGCCGATGCCGCCAAATACGACGCGTCCTGTGCGAGCAGCGGATCGAAAGGCACTCGTGCCGGCAGTCGACTGGGAAGCACGGAGGGCATGGGAATCTGTCACAGCTATACCCCGGATGGCCGCTGCGTTTCGCTGCTCAAGATTCTGCTGACCAACTACTGCATCTTCGACTGCCAGTACTGCATCAATCGGGTGACCAGCGACACGCCGCGGGCACGCTTCACAGCAGCGGAAGTGGTCCGGCTGACCCTCGATTTCTACACCAGAAACTACATCGAAGGCCTGTTTCTCAGCTCAGGCATTATTCAGACCGCCGATTACACGATGGAGCAACTGATTTCAGTGGCTCGCACACTGCGTGAGGAACACAAATTCGGCGGCTATATTCACCTGAAAACGATTCCTGGCGCGGATGAAATTCTGCTGGAACAGGCAGGCCGCTATGCCGATCGGCTGAGCGTCAACATCGAGCTTCCGACCCCTGCTGATTTGAAACAACTCGCGCCCGAGAAGAAAGTGCCGGAAATCGTGGGGGCGATGGAGAGCGTTCGCGAGCGCATTGAGGAATATCGCAAGGAACGCCAGGCCGGGTTTCGCGCTCCTCGCTTTGCTCCCGCAGGACAAAGCACCCAGATGATTGTCGGCGCCACCGCGACCTCAGACGCGGAGATATTGAAAACCGCCTCGGCACTGTATTCCGATCAGCGGCTGCGCCGGGTGTATTTCTCTGCCTATAGCCCAATCCCGCATGCGGACGCCCGCTTGCCAGGCCAGTCACCGCCGCTCGTTCGAGAGCATCGGCTCTATCAGGCCGACTGGCTGATGCGATTTTACGGCTACAAGGCCGATGAGATCGCCGGGCCCAAGCAGAATCTGTCTCTCGAAGTCGATCCGAAGCTCGCCTGGGCGATGGCACACCCCGAGTATTTCCCAGTCGACGTGTATCAGGCTCCTCGCGAAGCCTTGCTGAGAATCCCCGGTATCGGCGTCCGCAGCGTCGACCGGATTCTCAAGATCCGGCGACACCATCGAGTGACCGTCGCGGACCTGAAGAAGTTGAAAGTGGCCTGGAAGCGCACCGCGGCTTTTGTGATTGCGAGCGATCACATTCCGGCTCGTCGCGATACGCTGCAAGTTCAAAGTCTGCTCGCCCCTCCTCCGCCCGCGAAGCAACTGCTGTTGTTCGAGACGGCCCAGTCCGCACGCTCCGGAGAACTCTGA
- a CDS encoding sugar phosphate isomerase/epimerase family protein encodes MQKPVDDFALPLAQNCRISRREILQASLSACGALALTQSAAAAEPVSSQKIDDRKFSPKAYKVKKSINLWAFPYPQRMNLEECLQLAKDAGFDGIELNYDLDNDLSPKASSGDYAAIRKMADRIGIEISGLCSFLFWPYPLTSNDAGKRQQGLELAGKIAQAAHDLGVQNVLVVPGAVNIPWRNDHEPVPNDVCDRRAREAVGQLEKQAAKLKVFLNIENIFFNGYLMTPMEMNQFVDSFGSEHVKVHFDTGNISMFQYPEHWVPVLGKRIQNIHFKEYTKKGTDYSLETFRPLLDGTTDWPAVMNALEQTGYEGYVTFEYFHPYPHYPEALIYQTSDSLNRIIGRRGA; translated from the coding sequence ATGCAAAAGCCTGTAGACGATTTTGCCTTGCCCCTGGCGCAGAACTGTCGCATCTCAAGGCGAGAGATTTTGCAGGCGAGTTTGTCGGCTTGCGGTGCGCTGGCTCTGACACAGTCTGCCGCGGCGGCGGAGCCCGTCAGTTCGCAGAAGATTGATGACCGGAAGTTTTCTCCGAAGGCTTACAAGGTCAAGAAGTCAATCAATCTGTGGGCGTTTCCGTATCCGCAGCGGATGAATCTGGAAGAGTGTCTGCAACTGGCGAAGGATGCCGGATTCGACGGTATTGAACTCAATTACGATCTCGATAATGACCTCTCTCCCAAGGCGAGCAGCGGTGACTATGCGGCCATTCGCAAAATGGCCGATCGAATTGGGATCGAGATCAGCGGGCTCTGTTCATTTCTGTTCTGGCCGTACCCTTTGACGAGCAACGACGCGGGCAAGCGGCAACAGGGGCTGGAGCTGGCGGGCAAGATTGCCCAGGCCGCCCACGATCTGGGAGTGCAGAACGTGCTGGTCGTGCCGGGGGCAGTGAATATCCCGTGGCGGAACGATCATGAACCCGTTCCTAACGACGTCTGCGATCGTCGGGCGCGGGAGGCGGTGGGTCAGTTGGAAAAGCAGGCGGCCAAGCTGAAGGTGTTTTTGAACATAGAGAATATCTTTTTCAACGGCTACCTGATGACGCCGATGGAGATGAATCAATTCGTCGATAGTTTCGGCAGCGAACATGTCAAAGTGCATTTCGACACCGGCAACATCTCGATGTTCCAGTACCCTGAACACTGGGTGCCTGTGCTGGGGAAGCGGATTCAGAACATTCACTTCAAGGAATACACCAAGAAGGGGACGGATTACTCGCTGGAAACATTTCGACCATTGCTCGACGGCACGACGGACTGGCCGGCGGTGATGAATGCGCTCGAACAGACCGGCTATGAAGGCTATGTGACGTTCGAGTATTTCCATCCGTATCCGCACTACCCTGAAGCGTTGATCTATCAGACGAGCGATTCGCTGAATCGGATCATTGGACGGCGCGGGGCGTGA
- a CDS encoding MFS transporter, with translation MSSLTSPDSKSTSQRALDGTAFFLADVADGLGPFLAIYLVSSRHWTSGEAGQAMAMMLLASVVAQPFMGAWIDRTHHKRLAVSVAAIIVAISSVVMYLVPSRPLILGTQILTGVVTTVFPPALAAISLGLVGRRRLPARAGRNEACFHAGNVTAAGMAAITGWFWGSGGVFFSMATMAVLSATAVLFIREKDIDHDLARGADAADGSHHVSPLSDLFRDPRILWFALAVVLFHFANAAMLPLLGQKVSAERPEIASSMMGICIVVAQLTMVPVTILASRKAQTGRKRVMLLAFAVLPIRGLLYTVTTNPAFLIANQILDGVGAGIFGVVALLMMADLTKGTGRFNFAQGIVATGIGLGAALSNYLTGLMVDAAGFDAGFYGLSVVAVIACVVFACGVRETLQPDSESNKISAPSNPEPRVTQPVTV, from the coding sequence ATGTCTTCTCTAACGTCGCCCGATTCGAAATCGACCAGCCAGCGCGCCCTCGACGGCACGGCCTTTTTTCTTGCGGATGTCGCCGACGGGCTCGGCCCGTTTCTGGCGATTTACCTGGTGAGCAGCCGTCACTGGACATCAGGCGAAGCCGGTCAGGCGATGGCCATGATGCTGCTGGCAAGCGTGGTGGCGCAGCCGTTCATGGGAGCCTGGATCGACCGGACGCACCACAAGCGGCTCGCCGTTTCCGTGGCGGCCATCATCGTGGCGATCTCCTCCGTGGTGATGTATCTGGTTCCCTCACGTCCGCTGATTCTCGGGACGCAGATCCTCACCGGTGTTGTGACGACCGTCTTCCCACCTGCACTCGCGGCGATCAGTCTCGGGTTAGTGGGACGCCGACGACTGCCGGCCCGGGCAGGCAGGAATGAAGCCTGTTTTCATGCCGGGAATGTGACAGCGGCAGGGATGGCTGCAATCACAGGCTGGTTCTGGGGAAGCGGCGGCGTCTTTTTCAGCATGGCGACGATGGCCGTGCTGAGTGCGACAGCGGTGCTGTTTATTCGAGAAAAGGATATCGATCACGACCTTGCCCGCGGGGCGGATGCTGCCGACGGGTCACATCATGTCTCGCCGTTGTCTGACCTGTTTCGCGATCCACGAATTCTGTGGTTCGCCCTGGCCGTCGTGCTGTTTCATTTCGCCAATGCCGCGATGCTGCCGTTACTGGGGCAAAAGGTGTCTGCAGAACGACCTGAGATTGCATCGAGCATGATGGGGATCTGCATTGTCGTCGCCCAGTTGACGATGGTGCCGGTGACCATCCTCGCCAGCCGCAAAGCGCAAACTGGACGCAAACGGGTGATGTTGTTGGCATTCGCGGTGCTGCCCATCCGAGGGCTGCTCTATACAGTGACGACGAACCCGGCGTTCCTGATTGCCAATCAGATCCTCGATGGCGTGGGAGCCGGCATCTTTGGAGTCGTCGCCCTGCTGATGATGGCCGACCTGACCAAAGGGACTGGTCGATTCAATTTCGCCCAGGGGATCGTGGCGACCGGAATCGGACTCGGCGCGGCCCTCAGCAATTATCTTACCGGGTTGATGGTGGACGCCGCCGGCTTCGATGCAGGCTTCTATGGCCTCAGCGTGGTTGCGGTGATCGCCTGCGTAGTGTTTGCCTGCGG
- a CDS encoding UdgX family uracil-DNA binding protein (This protein belongs to the uracil DNA glycosylase superfamily, members of which act in excision repair of DNA. However, it belongs more specifically to UdgX branch, whose founding member was found to bind uracil in DNA (where it does not belong), without cleaving it, appears to promote DNA repair by a pathway involving RecA, rather than base excision.) — MSRFLTVSDFEEWRAVSRGLLAEGVAPADVQFNSQSAQSQLFSDQEEPKVATTSFQSRVSPRFLELARRVACHREDARWQRLYQVLWRLTHGEPSLLDITTDDDVQMLLRMDAAVRRDAHKAKAFVRFRKVVEGDREEFIAWHRPDHFILRLVAPFLSRRFPHMHWAILTPEESVVWDQNELAYGPGVPRSVAPEADELEVLWKTYYGSIFNPARIKLKMMVREMPVRHWPTLPEASLIPDLLADADRRVQEMLMRQEGNARSARDFLPESLDYPHLVKAAEKCRGCDLHQHATQTVFGVGPTSARLVLVGEQPGDQEDLAGEPFVGPAGEVLDEALHEAGIDRRQTYVTNAVKHFKFTLRGKRRLHQKPDAREVNACRPWLEAELGLIRPEVLICLGATAAQALIGRDFRITRQRGEWLQTDWCDATIATYHPSALLRVPDAEQRAQMRRDFIADLTKAARRLTQND, encoded by the coding sequence ATGTCGCGGTTTTTGACAGTCAGCGATTTCGAAGAATGGCGCGCCGTGAGCCGAGGCCTGTTAGCCGAGGGCGTTGCTCCCGCTGATGTGCAATTCAACTCCCAGTCTGCACAGTCTCAACTCTTCTCTGACCAGGAAGAACCCAAAGTCGCAACGACATCGTTTCAATCGCGCGTGTCTCCCCGATTTCTGGAACTGGCTCGACGGGTCGCCTGCCATCGGGAGGACGCACGCTGGCAACGTCTCTATCAGGTGCTGTGGCGGCTCACGCATGGCGAGCCCTCGCTACTCGACATCACAACCGATGACGACGTGCAGATGCTGCTGCGCATGGACGCAGCCGTGCGTCGCGATGCTCACAAGGCCAAAGCCTTCGTTCGGTTTCGGAAGGTTGTTGAAGGAGATCGCGAGGAATTCATCGCCTGGCATCGTCCTGACCATTTCATTCTGCGGCTTGTGGCTCCGTTCTTATCGCGTCGTTTTCCTCACATGCACTGGGCAATTTTGACACCGGAGGAATCGGTTGTCTGGGACCAGAATGAATTGGCTTACGGGCCAGGCGTTCCCCGTAGCGTCGCGCCGGAGGCAGACGAACTGGAAGTGCTATGGAAAACCTATTACGGGTCGATTTTCAATCCTGCCCGCATCAAGCTGAAGATGATGGTGCGGGAAATGCCAGTTCGCCATTGGCCGACGTTGCCCGAGGCGTCGCTGATTCCCGACCTGCTGGCCGATGCTGACCGGCGCGTGCAGGAGATGCTGATGAGACAGGAAGGTAATGCTCGTTCCGCCAGGGACTTTCTGCCGGAATCGCTCGACTATCCACACCTGGTCAAAGCGGCAGAAAAGTGCCGTGGATGCGACCTGCATCAACACGCCACGCAGACCGTGTTTGGCGTCGGACCGACCAGTGCGCGGCTGGTGCTGGTCGGCGAGCAACCCGGCGATCAGGAAGACCTGGCGGGGGAGCCGTTTGTTGGCCCGGCCGGAGAGGTCCTCGACGAGGCCCTGCACGAAGCCGGCATCGATCGTCGCCAAACGTATGTGACGAATGCCGTCAAGCACTTCAAGTTCACCTTGAGGGGCAAACGTCGCTTGCATCAGAAGCCTGACGCCAGGGAGGTCAACGCTTGCCGACCGTGGCTGGAAGCAGAACTCGGGTTGATTCGTCCCGAAGTTCTGATTTGCCTGGGGGCCACAGCCGCTCAGGCACTGATTGGCCGCGACTTTCGCATTACCCGACAGCGGGGTGAGTGGCTGCAAACCGACTGGTGTGACGCGACCATCGCGACTTATCACCCCTCGGCCCTCTTGCGTGTGCCGGATGCCGAGCAGCGGGCACAAATGCGGCGAGATTTCATCGCCGACCTGACGAAAGCGGCCCGGCGATTGACGCAAAATGACTGA
- a CDS encoding phosphotransferase enzyme family protein, with protein sequence MLESEILCRACAAFGLRLENLKLLGRSQNLVYEHRSVEDSSILRISTGRWRTITEVESELAWMDELAAAGIATCRPLQSNKGRLCELIEEGGEQAIAVHFEHAPGRKIERAEIDEGLYQRFGRLTAQLHASSFDRPLQTAAQAGRLRWDQSRLLVQDLDDFTPARAAGFRRSVRELIQELRPQVEGRLGLVHGDLSFSNMFLDGERLWIFDFDNCEIGSIEQDFSVVLFDAIYCRLLNRVSMDELAQQIRQRWMRFLEGYCEVRTLPRIDPELLRKFLILREGLIYIHYCRTLDFSALTDATRAAIEEMRQRVEDRATEIELAE encoded by the coding sequence ATGCTGGAATCGGAAATCTTGTGCCGGGCATGTGCGGCGTTCGGTCTACGGCTGGAGAATCTCAAGCTCCTGGGACGGTCGCAGAATCTGGTTTATGAACATCGCAGCGTCGAGGATTCGTCGATCTTACGAATTTCGACCGGTCGTTGGCGGACCATTACCGAAGTGGAAAGTGAACTCGCCTGGATGGATGAACTTGCCGCCGCTGGTATCGCGACTTGTCGTCCGCTGCAGTCGAATAAGGGTCGCCTGTGCGAGTTGATCGAGGAGGGCGGGGAGCAGGCGATCGCGGTGCATTTCGAGCATGCCCCAGGCCGTAAGATCGAACGGGCCGAGATCGATGAGGGGTTGTACCAACGCTTCGGCCGGTTGACGGCTCAATTGCACGCTTCGTCTTTTGATCGTCCTCTGCAGACTGCAGCGCAGGCAGGCCGCCTGCGCTGGGACCAGTCACGATTGCTCGTCCAGGATCTTGATGATTTCACGCCAGCACGCGCGGCGGGCTTTCGCCGGTCCGTCAGAGAACTCATCCAGGAATTACGACCACAGGTGGAGGGGCGGCTGGGTCTGGTGCATGGAGACCTTTCCTTTTCGAACATGTTTCTCGATGGAGAGCGATTGTGGATCTTCGACTTCGACAATTGTGAGATCGGTTCGATCGAACAGGATTTCTCCGTCGTGCTGTTTGATGCGATTTATTGCAGGCTGCTGAATCGAGTTTCGATGGACGAACTGGCTCAACAGATTCGGCAGCGCTGGATGCGGTTTCTTGAAGGGTACTGCGAGGTGCGGACGCTACCGAGGATTGACCCGGAGTTGCTGCGGAAGTTTCTAATTCTTCGCGAAGGATTGATTTACATTCATTACTGCCGCACGCTGGACTTTTCTGCTTTGACCGACGCAACGCGAGCAGCGATCGAGGAAATGCGACAACGCGTTGAAGATCGAGCCACGGAGATTGAATTGGCGGAGTGA
- the msrB gene encoding peptide-methionine (R)-S-oxide reductase MsrB has protein sequence MPHNIQRTDAEWKELLTPEQYQVLRQKGTERPFRNKYDEHFEPGAYACAACGQELFESETKFHSGCGWPAFYAAKAGDAVELVVDRSYGMTRTEVLCANCGSHLGHIFDDAPHTPTGQRYCINSVSLKFTPKTA, from the coding sequence ATGCCTCACAACATCCAACGCACCGACGCCGAATGGAAAGAGCTGCTCACGCCGGAGCAGTATCAGGTTCTCCGCCAGAAGGGGACCGAACGTCCTTTTCGCAACAAGTACGACGAACACTTCGAACCCGGCGCCTACGCCTGCGCCGCCTGCGGACAGGAACTGTTCGAGTCAGAGACGAAGTTCCACTCGGGCTGCGGCTGGCCTGCGTTTTATGCGGCGAAGGCAGGCGACGCAGTCGAACTGGTTGTCGATCGCAGCTACGGCATGACTCGCACGGAAGTGCTGTGCGCCAACTGCGGTTCGCACCTGGGCCACATCTTCGACGACGCGCCTCATACCCCGACCGGGCAGCGGTACTGCATCAATTCTGTCTCGCTGAAGTTTACGCCAAAGACGGCATGA
- a CDS encoding arylsulfatase, translated as MQHRFRFSGFAPLMAVAALLGAAVAGQAADKQPNIVFIMGDDIGWYNVGAYNHGIMAGRTPNLDKLAKSGMMFTDYYAEASCTAGRANFITGQLPIRTGLTTVGQAGSKIGMPAAAPTIATALKSMGYATGQFGKNHLGDLNEFLPTVHGFDEFFGYLYHLDAMEDPSHRNYPPALKETIGPRNMVHSWATDKDDSTVQPRWGKIGKQKIVDAGTLYPDRMETVDDEILDLALKFTDKAKADGKPFFLWLNPTRMHVVTHLSDKYENMRTPENGWSIQEAGMAQLDDVVGSVMKYLKDQGLEENTIVVFSTDNGAENFTWPDGGQTPFAGGKGTALEGGFRVPCILSWPGKVPAATVQNQIFSGLDWFPTFVAAAGNPDVAAELLKGKQLGDKTYKVHLDGYNQLDLITGKGPSARHEVFYFTESTLSAVRIDDYKYRFTDQPGGWLGGTIKVDWPILCNLRLDPFERTGMPSGDKGSINYYDWFAYEFWRFTFVQQEVGKYAQTFIEYPPMQAGASFNLEALKAELEKKAEQMKSATGK; from the coding sequence ATGCAACACCGATTTCGATTCAGCGGTTTCGCGCCGCTGATGGCCGTGGCGGCCCTGCTGGGCGCCGCGGTCGCGGGCCAGGCCGCGGACAAACAGCCAAACATCGTCTTCATCATGGGAGACGACATCGGCTGGTATAACGTCGGCGCTTACAACCACGGCATCATGGCCGGCAGGACGCCGAATCTCGACAAGCTGGCCAAAAGCGGAATGATGTTCACGGACTATTATGCCGAGGCCAGTTGCACGGCCGGCCGCGCCAACTTCATTACAGGCCAGTTGCCGATTCGCACCGGTTTGACCACCGTCGGTCAGGCTGGTTCCAAGATCGGCATGCCGGCCGCAGCCCCGACGATCGCCACCGCCCTCAAGTCAATGGGCTATGCGACAGGCCAGTTCGGCAAGAATCACCTGGGGGATCTGAACGAGTTTCTGCCGACAGTGCATGGCTTCGACGAGTTCTTCGGCTACCTGTACCACCTCGACGCCATGGAAGATCCTTCTCACCGCAATTACCCGCCGGCACTGAAGGAAACCATCGGCCCTCGCAACATGGTTCACTCCTGGGCCACCGATAAAGACGATTCGACCGTCCAGCCTCGCTGGGGCAAGATCGGCAAGCAGAAGATCGTCGACGCCGGCACCTTGTATCCAGACCGGATGGAAACCGTCGATGACGAAATTCTCGATCTCGCGCTCAAGTTCACGGACAAGGCCAAGGCCGACGGCAAGCCGTTCTTTCTCTGGCTCAACCCCACTCGTATGCACGTCGTGACGCACCTGTCCGACAAATACGAGAACATGCGGACGCCGGAGAACGGCTGGTCCATTCAGGAAGCAGGCATGGCGCAGCTCGACGACGTGGTCGGCTCCGTCATGAAGTACCTCAAGGATCAGGGGCTGGAAGAGAACACCATCGTCGTCTTCTCCACCGACAACGGTGCGGAAAACTTCACCTGGCCTGACGGCGGACAGACTCCCTTCGCGGGCGGCAAAGGGACCGCGTTGGAAGGGGGCTTTCGAGTTCCCTGCATTCTCAGTTGGCCAGGCAAGGTGCCTGCCGCCACCGTGCAGAACCAGATTTTCTCCGGACTGGACTGGTTCCCGACGTTCGTGGCCGCGGCAGGCAATCCCGACGTTGCCGCGGAACTGCTGAAAGGGAAGCAACTGGGAGACAAGACCTATAAGGTTCATCTCGACGGCTATAACCAGTTGGACCTGATCACCGGCAAGGGACCGTCAGCGCGGCACGAAGTCTTCTACTTCACCGAGAGTACTCTGAGTGCGGTGCGGATCGACGATTACAAGTATCGCTTCACCGACCAGCCGGGCGGCTGGCTGGGGGGCACGATCAAGGTCGACTGGCCGATCCTCTGCAATCTGCGGCTCGACCCATTTGAACGGACAGGCATGCCGAGCGGAGACAAGGGCTCGATCAACTATTACGACTGGTTCGCCTATGAGTTCTGGCGTTTTACCTTTGTCCAGCAAGAGGTGGGCAAGTACGCCCAGACGTTTATCGAATACCCGCCGATGCAGGCGGGCGCCAGCTTCAACCTCGAGGCCCTCAAGGCCGAACTGGAAAAGAAAGCGGAGCAGATGAAGAGCGCCACTGGCAAGTAA